In Desulfofundulus kuznetsovii DSM 6115, the following are encoded in one genomic region:
- a CDS encoding FAD-dependent oxidoreductase: MAKIACSVKKAEEIVKSYLKMDRLCGQCRSNLNTALKLLFGIRSGKARLGDLEGLLTLVNRLHLTCHCGQGKRVAPEVMSILREGRDDFIVHIENRVCPASECPPLVLAPCQAACPAGIDIPNYVALVGQGKYAEALQLILEDVPLPGVLGRICEHPCERACRRGEVDAPVSICALKRLAYDQVREIREKINLFSPRPVRKSGKKVAVVGSGPAGLSCAYFLAKKGYAVTIFEAMPQPGGMLAYGIPPYRLPRDVLRDEIARIQALGVEIRLNSPITGEYGIEALLKDGYAAVFLGTGAWKGSIPIPNHECFKGVMDGVTFLRVVNQGLLAGTGQPAVEVSGKKVVVVGGGNVAIDAARVARRLGALEVRIIYRRSRQEMPALDEEIEAAEKEGIILEYLISPTGLGGRDGCVQYVECIRNALSEPDATGRCWPVPIKNSEFKMEADMVIFAVGQEPDLSFITEGPEPPQVLVSRDRIVVNPDTMETSRPGVFAGGDAVTGPASAIKAIAAGKRAAAAIEAYLRGEKPSAAIKYPVKRKVAALMQVTAQEKSCSRAYSFEKQYLPARQDTFDEVMKGLGPEAGAVEAGRCLRCDLCIACGKCVDTCRKVGAEAIQLGYVEGSRGSATDFARPGDRCIGCGSCSVNCPTRAITLSDEGGFREMRMCGGLMSRVELFACRICGQSYATSKHLDFVKERLKDYPSRLHSATEICPACLRRVWAHQVYGREFRPVDWTELVSMVLEPEALEPEKDRAEIFWASREEREVMERIRPQMQKIHDLVSELSTVVHGPGRLALEAGRILKMITDVAEQMNLLALNASLEAVGAGGRGSENSALLNEVQELVAQSARVATEIGVFIHKVKQDTSPGVSDGSFAVGEGLLLALETRKHFNAIVQHIENVVRQVGRVARIAGELGAGQGETVPVEEKSA, encoded by the coding sequence ATGGCAAAAATTGCCTGTAGCGTCAAGAAGGCAGAGGAAATTGTAAAATCCTATTTAAAAATGGACAGACTTTGCGGCCAGTGTCGCTCCAACCTGAATACAGCTTTAAAACTGCTGTTCGGGATAAGGAGCGGAAAGGCCCGCCTTGGCGACCTGGAGGGCCTGCTGACATTGGTTAACAGGCTGCACCTTACGTGCCACTGCGGTCAGGGGAAGCGTGTGGCGCCGGAAGTTATGAGTATTTTGCGGGAAGGCAGGGACGATTTCATTGTGCACATTGAAAACCGGGTATGTCCCGCCTCGGAATGTCCCCCGTTGGTGCTCGCACCCTGTCAGGCGGCCTGTCCGGCAGGTATCGATATCCCGAATTATGTTGCCCTGGTAGGACAGGGCAAGTATGCCGAAGCTTTGCAGCTAATATTGGAGGATGTTCCCCTGCCCGGTGTTCTGGGGCGTATTTGCGAACATCCCTGTGAGCGTGCCTGTCGCAGGGGTGAGGTTGACGCCCCCGTATCTATCTGCGCTCTGAAAAGACTGGCCTACGACCAGGTCCGGGAGATCCGGGAAAAGATAAACCTCTTTTCACCGCGGCCCGTAAGAAAATCCGGCAAGAAAGTTGCGGTGGTCGGGTCAGGTCCTGCGGGCCTGTCCTGCGCCTATTTCTTAGCCAAGAAAGGTTACGCGGTAACCATATTTGAAGCCATGCCCCAGCCGGGGGGAATGCTTGCGTACGGCATTCCCCCGTACCGGCTTCCCCGGGACGTACTCCGGGATGAAATTGCCCGCATCCAGGCCCTGGGTGTGGAAATCAGGTTGAACAGCCCGATTACCGGGGAATACGGTATTGAGGCTTTGTTGAAAGATGGTTACGCGGCAGTGTTTTTAGGCACCGGAGCCTGGAAAGGTTCTATTCCCATCCCCAACCATGAGTGTTTCAAAGGCGTTATGGACGGGGTGACCTTTCTCAGGGTGGTAAATCAGGGCTTGTTGGCAGGTACCGGTCAACCCGCGGTAGAGGTCAGCGGCAAGAAAGTGGTTGTGGTTGGCGGCGGCAACGTGGCCATCGACGCCGCGCGGGTGGCCCGGCGTTTGGGAGCCCTTGAGGTGAGGATAATTTACCGGCGTTCCCGCCAGGAAATGCCCGCGCTGGATGAAGAAATAGAAGCTGCTGAAAAGGAAGGAATAATTCTGGAATACCTTATTTCTCCCACAGGGTTGGGTGGCAGAGACGGGTGCGTCCAGTACGTGGAGTGCATACGCAATGCTTTGAGCGAGCCCGATGCCACCGGCCGCTGCTGGCCGGTGCCCATCAAGAATTCGGAGTTCAAGATGGAAGCCGACATGGTTATTTTTGCCGTAGGCCAGGAGCCGGATCTCTCCTTTATCACTGAGGGGCCGGAGCCGCCGCAGGTGCTGGTTTCCCGGGACCGCATTGTTGTTAACCCGGACACTATGGAAACATCCCGGCCGGGAGTTTTTGCGGGGGGCGATGCTGTTACCGGGCCCGCCAGCGCCATAAAGGCCATTGCCGCCGGGAAACGGGCAGCGGCGGCTATAGAAGCCTATTTGCGTGGAGAAAAACCTTCAGCCGCCATAAAGTATCCGGTTAAAAGAAAAGTTGCCGCACTCATGCAGGTTACTGCCCAGGAAAAAAGCTGCTCCCGGGCCTATTCCTTTGAGAAACAGTACTTACCCGCAAGACAGGACACGTTTGACGAAGTAATGAAGGGTCTTGGCCCGGAAGCCGGTGCGGTGGAAGCAGGCAGGTGCCTGCGGTGTGACCTTTGCATTGCCTGTGGAAAGTGTGTTGATACCTGCCGCAAAGTGGGGGCGGAAGCCATTCAGCTGGGTTACGTTGAAGGCAGCAGGGGATCGGCAACTGATTTTGCACGCCCGGGCGATAGATGTATCGGATGTGGCAGTTGCTCCGTCAACTGCCCAACCAGGGCCATAACCTTAAGCGATGAAGGCGGGTTCAGGGAGATGCGCATGTGCGGGGGGCTGATGAGCCGTGTGGAACTGTTTGCCTGCCGGATTTGCGGGCAGTCCTATGCTACCTCAAAACATCTTGACTTTGTGAAAGAACGTTTAAAAGATTATCCGAGCCGCCTTCACAGCGCAACCGAAATATGTCCCGCCTGCTTACGCCGGGTATGGGCCCACCAAGTCTACGGCAGGGAGTTTCGACCCGTCGATTGGACTGAACTGGTCTCCATGGTGTTGGAACCAGAGGCTCTGGAACCAGAAAAAGATAGGGCAGAAATCTTCTGGGCTTCCCGGGAGGAACGGGAGGTCATGGAGCGGATACGGCCCCAGATGCAGAAAATTCACGATTTGGTCAGTGAACTGTCCACGGTTGTCCATGGTCCCGGCCGGCTCGCTTTAGAAGCGGGTAGGATACTGAAGATGATTACCGATGTGGCTGAACAGATGAACCTGCTGGCTCTCAACGCTTCCCTTGAGGCGGTCGGGGCTGGGGGCCGGGGAAGCGAAAATTCTGCTTTGCTGAATGAGGTGCAGGAACTGGTTGCACAGTCCGCCCGTGTAGCGACGGAAATCGGCGTTTTCATTCACAAGGTGAAGCAGGACACATCCCCCGGCGTGAGTGACGGCAGTTTTGCCGTAGGGGAAGGCCTCCTGCTCGCCCTGGAAACAAGAAAACACTTCAATGCCATTGTGCAGCATATTGAGAACGTTGTCCGGCAGGTGGGCCGGGTGGCCCGCATCGCCGGGGAACTGGGTGCCGGGCAGGGGGAAACTGTTCCCGTGGAGGAAAAATCGGCGTAG
- a CDS encoding 4Fe-4S dicluster domain-containing protein, with amino-acid sequence MSKYYLYQDEKRCISCRSCEVQCKVNKGLGTGPRPTQIVVVGPVQIDSQPRATNVFMPCFHCEEPWCVPACPTGAVQKRAKDGIVFIDQELCVGCKSCIMACPWGAPQWDARKGKAVKCDYCKDRIDAGLKPACVTACPTSSLLFGPAERMPDVKRVRYAHQIVAVGHS; translated from the coding sequence ATGAGCAAGTATTACCTGTACCAGGACGAGAAAAGATGCATTTCCTGCCGCAGTTGTGAAGTGCAGTGCAAGGTAAACAAAGGGCTCGGTACGGGACCCAGGCCAACTCAAATAGTTGTGGTCGGTCCCGTTCAGATAGACAGCCAGCCCAGAGCGACAAATGTTTTCATGCCCTGTTTCCACTGTGAGGAACCCTGGTGTGTGCCGGCCTGTCCCACCGGAGCGGTACAGAAAAGGGCCAAGGACGGGATCGTTTTTATAGACCAGGAGCTTTGTGTGGGTTGCAAGAGCTGCATCATGGCCTGTCCCTGGGGTGCGCCCCAGTGGGACGCCAGAAAAGGCAAGGCCGTGAAATGCGACTACTGCAAAGACCGTATTGATGCGGGGCTCAAGCCGGCATGCGTCACCGCCTGTCCCACCAGCAGTCTTCTCTTTGGCCCGGCCGAACGTATGCCGGACGTAAAAAGGGTCCGCTATGCCCACCAAATTGTTGCAGTGGGGCATAGTTAA
- a CDS encoding molybdopterin-dependent oxidoreductase, whose amino-acid sequence METVYSICFMCTVRCPIKVMVENDDVKLIEGNPHVAGIEGSICPKGAAGVSLLNDEERLKRPLIRTGPRGSGQWREASWEEALDYVAAKLAEVKEKYGGRSIALAERAHLNSHISKTFMKALGSPNYFTHDSCCKGSLNTAFRTLTGYTDGQVGVDLGKARHVILYGRNIFESLELKPVKQLMQALDSGTKLTYIDPRVSVTATKAHKYLMIRPGTDLALNYALMHVILKEGLYDKEYVNRWVLGLKELQQFVEPYTPEWAEKETGIPAYEIVSLAREASEAKPAVVFHYGYRCSHYLNEIYFRRSIIMLNALMGSIEAPGGLFFKKGAKDAGKKPLNKLTDQDLPEVTEERCDGVGTPRLPLPDPAHGVVQMLPKAILEEDPYPVKALLVWRFNPLLSIPDYEYTRRALEKLDLVVTIDIQFSETAWYSDVVLPESIYLERGDSIQEANGLKPALYLRRPAVSPRYDTRPGWEIMKSLADRLGIGQYFPYQTLEDLWVYQLQGTGISISDFDAKGFVSLSDEAIYWDRKDGIKLKTPSGKIEFVSSLLEKNGFPSFPAYEPVPAPPEGYFRLMIGRTAAHTHVSTQNNPLLNELVPENVLWINTLQAAKLGIKNGQMVEVISSRGRDTIRAFVTDLIHPEAVFMLHGFGHKVPVQSRCYGKGAMDALLQENVTDMVGGSPALQHVFVTVRPIN is encoded by the coding sequence ATGGAAACTGTCTACAGCATTTGTTTCATGTGCACGGTAAGGTGTCCCATTAAAGTGATGGTGGAAAATGACGACGTCAAGCTGATTGAAGGCAACCCCCACGTTGCCGGCATTGAAGGGAGCATCTGCCCCAAAGGGGCTGCCGGGGTCAGCCTTCTAAACGACGAAGAAAGGCTGAAAAGGCCTTTGATCCGCACCGGCCCCAGGGGTTCCGGTCAATGGCGGGAAGCGTCCTGGGAGGAAGCGCTGGACTACGTGGCGGCAAAACTGGCCGAGGTCAAAGAAAAATACGGCGGGCGGAGTATCGCCCTGGCCGAAAGAGCTCACCTGAACTCCCACATCAGCAAAACCTTTATGAAGGCCCTGGGTTCCCCCAATTACTTCACCCACGACTCCTGCTGCAAGGGCTCCCTGAACACCGCCTTCCGGACCCTGACCGGATATACCGACGGTCAGGTGGGCGTGGACCTGGGCAAGGCCAGGCACGTGATCCTTTACGGCCGCAATATTTTTGAATCTTTGGAACTCAAGCCGGTCAAGCAACTGATGCAGGCCCTTGACAGCGGGACCAAACTCACTTACATCGACCCGCGGGTGAGCGTTACGGCCACAAAAGCCCACAAATATCTCATGATCCGGCCCGGAACGGATCTGGCCCTGAACTATGCCCTGATGCACGTCATCTTAAAGGAAGGCCTGTACGACAAGGAATATGTCAACCGCTGGGTTCTTGGCTTGAAGGAACTGCAGCAATTCGTCGAGCCCTACACCCCCGAATGGGCGGAAAAGGAAACCGGCATTCCCGCTTACGAAATTGTCTCCCTGGCCCGGGAAGCCAGCGAGGCCAAACCGGCAGTGGTATTCCACTACGGTTACCGGTGCTCCCATTACCTGAACGAAATCTACTTCAGAAGATCCATTATCATGTTGAACGCCCTCATGGGCAGCATTGAAGCTCCCGGGGGACTCTTTTTCAAGAAAGGCGCCAAGGATGCGGGTAAGAAACCCCTCAACAAACTAACGGATCAGGACCTGCCCGAGGTAACCGAAGAAAGATGCGACGGCGTGGGCACCCCCAGGCTGCCTTTGCCCGACCCGGCCCACGGGGTGGTACAGATGCTGCCCAAGGCCATACTGGAAGAAGACCCCTACCCGGTCAAGGCGTTACTTGTTTGGCGCTTCAATCCGTTGCTTTCCATACCTGACTACGAATATACTAGACGTGCCCTGGAAAAGCTCGACCTCGTCGTTACCATAGATATCCAGTTCAGCGAAACGGCCTGGTACTCCGACGTCGTCCTGCCGGAATCCATCTACCTGGAAAGGGGAGACTCCATCCAGGAGGCAAACGGCTTAAAGCCCGCCCTGTACCTGCGCAGGCCCGCGGTGTCCCCCCGCTACGACACCAGGCCTGGATGGGAGATTATGAAGTCTTTAGCCGACCGGCTGGGCATCGGCCAGTACTTCCCCTACCAAACCCTGGAAGACCTGTGGGTTTACCAGTTGCAGGGCACCGGCATCAGCATCAGCGACTTTGATGCAAAAGGCTTCGTTTCCCTCAGCGATGAAGCCATTTACTGGGACCGCAAAGACGGGATCAAGCTGAAAACTCCCTCCGGCAAAATCGAGTTTGTGTCCAGCCTGCTGGAGAAAAACGGCTTCCCGTCCTTCCCGGCTTACGAGCCCGTGCCGGCGCCCCCGGAAGGATATTTCCGTCTGATGATCGGCAGGACCGCAGCCCATACCCATGTATCGACGCAAAACAACCCCCTCTTAAACGAGCTGGTGCCCGAGAACGTGCTGTGGATCAACACCCTCCAGGCGGCAAAACTGGGCATCAAGAACGGCCAGATGGTGGAAGTCATCTCCTCCCGGGGCCGGGATACCATCCGTGCTTTTGTCACGGACCTCATCCACCCCGAAGCCGTGTTCATGCTCCACGGTTTCGGTCACAAGGTGCCCGTGCAGTCCAGGTGCTACGGCAAGGGGGCCATGGACGCCCTGTTGCAGGAAAACGTCACCGATATGGTGGGGGGCAGCCCGGCTTTGCAGCATGTCTTCGTCACCGTAAGGCCAATTAACTGA
- a CDS encoding sulfite exporter TauE/SafE family protein — protein MKKGMINKIALATLLLMLAVLALGASGVGAQQETAVGSDLGLKGKLGEAIAKAPVGTGKGQIDPDAPRGAFGIPGAPEINYLVAILWAVWVGWIFSTVGAFGGIMAGVGHMTVYGLGDWVKPFKNTAPQLNKLLTDSIRTSNQWLVGLSALLSTINYLKAKRLAWPLGIALGLGSIVGAVAIPALTGGKVSFSQYQGWFGLFVFVVGGVLLYETTPRGQASKKAAKEAARAFEQSIKEKKDEAAQGITVTQWSLTDIKFSFFGVEFKFNPIWAFVGGVVIAAISAFLGVGGGFLYVPYLTSIVGLPMFVVAGTSAMAVLVSMMTSITTYITVAGAAMDWGMIGVELIGVFIGSMIGPRTQKYIPDIWLKRLFVVLALYVGLGYFSKGFFGKAWVPM, from the coding sequence ATGAAGAAGGGGATGATCAATAAAATTGCCCTGGCCACCCTGCTTTTGATGCTGGCCGTTCTGGCTTTGGGCGCCAGCGGCGTGGGGGCGCAGCAGGAAACAGCGGTGGGCAGTGACCTCGGCTTGAAGGGAAAACTGGGTGAAGCCATAGCTAAAGCCCCGGTGGGCACGGGTAAGGGGCAGATCGATCCCGATGCGCCCAGGGGAGCCTTCGGCATTCCCGGAGCGCCTGAGATCAACTACCTGGTGGCCATCCTGTGGGCCGTCTGGGTGGGCTGGATCTTCTCCACTGTGGGTGCATTTGGCGGCATTATGGCTGGAGTAGGCCACATGACCGTTTACGGCCTGGGTGACTGGGTAAAGCCTTTTAAGAATACCGCGCCCCAGTTGAACAAGCTGCTTACCGACAGTATCCGTACCTCCAACCAGTGGCTGGTTGGTCTGTCGGCACTTTTAAGTACCATTAACTATTTAAAAGCCAAGCGTCTGGCCTGGCCCCTGGGTATCGCCCTGGGATTGGGTTCCATTGTGGGGGCTGTGGCCATTCCCGCTCTGACCGGCGGCAAGGTGAGCTTCAGCCAGTACCAGGGATGGTTCGGACTATTTGTTTTTGTGGTGGGCGGCGTTCTTTTATATGAAACGACCCCCCGGGGGCAGGCCAGCAAGAAGGCGGCCAAGGAGGCGGCCAGGGCCTTTGAGCAGAGCATCAAGGAAAAGAAAGACGAAGCTGCCCAGGGGATTACAGTTACCCAGTGGAGTCTTACCGACATTAAGTTTTCCTTCTTCGGCGTGGAGTTTAAGTTCAACCCCATCTGGGCCTTTGTGGGCGGCGTGGTAATCGCAGCCATTTCGGCCTTCCTCGGTGTGGGCGGCGGCTTTTTGTACGTGCCTTACCTGACCAGTATCGTGGGCCTGCCCATGTTTGTGGTGGCCGGCACCTCGGCCATGGCCGTCCTGGTGAGCATGATGACCAGTATCACCACCTACATCACCGTAGCCGGTGCCGCCATGGACTGGGGCATGATTGGGGTGGAGTTAATCGGCGTATTTATCGGTTCCATGATTGGTCCGCGCACCCAGAAATATATCCCGGACATCTGGCTGAAGAGACTGTTTGTCGTTCTCGCCCTGTATGTCGGTCTTGGTTACTTCAGCAAGGGATTCTTCGGGAAAGCCTGGGTTCCGATGTAA
- a CDS encoding Crp/Fnr family transcriptional regulator, giving the protein MSLPHLEIAALNEVERAIIRQAGFTVHYPKGHVIFAAGDPADRVYLVESGWVKIYRLNADGRRVTVGSIRSPGELMGLAEALWGGERTCFAGAISNVSLVVLRKNKFEELMGAHPFLAIKVAKLLGVRMREAEQIIHEMVCWQAPGRLALALLKMGERCGVETKNGIKLGVQLTHEELANMVGTSRQTVTSLLNTFKQEKSIAYEGRTISIVDPDKLARWIM; this is encoded by the coding sequence ATGTCACTACCGCACCTGGAAATAGCGGCATTAAATGAAGTGGAAAGGGCAATTATTCGCCAGGCGGGATTTACGGTGCACTATCCGAAGGGGCACGTCATTTTTGCCGCCGGTGACCCGGCCGACCGGGTCTACCTGGTGGAAAGCGGCTGGGTAAAAATCTACCGCTTGAATGCCGACGGCCGCCGGGTTACCGTAGGCAGTATCCGCAGTCCCGGGGAGTTGATGGGTCTGGCCGAAGCCCTGTGGGGAGGGGAACGTACCTGCTTTGCCGGTGCCATCAGCAATGTCAGTCTGGTGGTTTTGCGTAAGAACAAATTTGAAGAACTAATGGGCGCCCATCCTTTTCTGGCGATTAAAGTTGCCAAATTACTGGGAGTACGCATGCGGGAAGCGGAACAGATTATCCACGAGATGGTTTGCTGGCAAGCTCCCGGACGACTGGCCCTGGCCCTGTTAAAAATGGGCGAACGCTGCGGCGTGGAAACCAAAAACGGCATTAAACTGGGCGTGCAGCTTACCCACGAGGAACTGGCCAATATGGTGGGAACCTCCCGGCAGACGGTAACTTCCCTTTTGAACACCTTCAAGCAGGAAAAAAGCATTGCTTATGAAGGAAGAACTATCAGCATTGTGGATCCCGATAAGCTGGCTCGATGGATTATGTAA
- a CDS encoding 4Fe-4S dicluster domain-containing protein produces MSKYYLYQDEKRCISCRSCEVQCKVNKGLGVGPKPNKVAAVGPVIRSGQAMATYVFTACHHCEDPYCVQACPVGAVQKRPRDGIVFIDQELCVGCRSCIMACPWGAPQWDEEKGVAVKCDYCKDRIDAGLEPACVTACPTNSLLFGPAERMPDVKRVRYIRKRFTGNV; encoded by the coding sequence ATGAGCAAGTATTACCTGTACCAGGACGAGAAAAGATGCATTTCCTGCCGCAGCTGTGAAGTGCAGTGCAAAGTAAACAAGGGGCTTGGTGTAGGGCCTAAGCCGAATAAGGTTGCTGCGGTCGGCCCTGTTATCAGAAGCGGTCAAGCAATGGCAACGTATGTTTTCACAGCCTGCCACCACTGCGAGGACCCCTATTGCGTGCAGGCATGCCCGGTTGGGGCCGTCCAGAAACGCCCCAGGGACGGCATTGTGTTCATTGACCAGGAACTGTGTGTGGGGTGCCGGAGCTGCATTATGGCCTGCCCGTGGGGTGCGCCCCAATGGGATGAAGAAAAAGGTGTAGCTGTGAAATGCGACTACTGCAAAGATCGGATTGACGCCGGGCTCGAGCCGGCCTGCGTTACCGCCTGCCCCACCAACAGCCTTCTCTTTGGCCCGGCAGAACGTATGCCGGACGTAAAAAGGGTACGTTATATCCGCAAAAGATTTACAGGTAATGTATAA
- a CDS encoding nitroreductase family protein, with the protein MKQGKLIMSTILSLVRSRYSVRHYKPDPLPEALLDQLLEAARWAPSAGNLQPWFFYVVIREDKKEALAQAALNQRFIVQAPAVIVVCAEPERSARVYGERGRRLYCIQDTAAAVQNILLTANALGLGTCWVGAFDEERVRECLGIPAELVPVAIIPVGYPADDPARRPKRREIEEIVSYI; encoded by the coding sequence ATGAAACAGGGGAAATTGATCATGTCCACGATACTCTCCCTGGTGAGGAGCCGGTACTCCGTAAGACACTATAAACCGGATCCGCTGCCCGAAGCATTACTGGATCAACTCCTGGAAGCGGCCCGCTGGGCTCCTTCCGCCGGGAATCTGCAGCCCTGGTTTTTTTACGTGGTGATCCGGGAGGACAAAAAAGAAGCCCTGGCACAGGCCGCTTTAAATCAACGTTTTATAGTCCAGGCCCCTGCGGTGATTGTGGTTTGCGCGGAACCGGAACGCTCGGCCCGGGTTTACGGCGAGCGGGGGCGGCGACTTTACTGTATTCAGGATACGGCCGCCGCGGTGCAGAATATTCTGCTTACCGCAAATGCCCTGGGTCTGGGAACCTGCTGGGTGGGCGCTTTTGACGAGGAACGGGTGAGGGAGTGCCTGGGCATCCCCGCGGAGCTTGTACCCGTAGCTATTATTCCCGTGGGTTACCCGGCCGACGACCCGGCCCGGAGGCCCAAGAGAAGGGAAATAGAAGAAATTGTGAGTTACATTTAG
- a CDS encoding universal stress protein — protein MKILLAVDGSENSMRAARQALRLSKLNPEVAVTALYVGPSCYKLFPEPGVCAWLQQKELDQEIEARAEKVFAAVQEIFRAEGQAIATAVERGDAAEAICRLAAEGQFELIVVGSRGFGDIKSLFLGSVSHKVLHLAPCPVMIVR, from the coding sequence GTGAAAATCCTTCTGGCCGTGGATGGTTCGGAGAATTCAATGCGTGCTGCCAGACAGGCTTTGCGCTTAAGTAAACTAAACCCGGAAGTTGCAGTAACGGCTTTATATGTGGGGCCTTCCTGTTATAAACTTTTCCCCGAACCCGGAGTATGTGCCTGGCTTCAGCAAAAGGAGCTGGATCAAGAAATAGAAGCCCGCGCGGAAAAAGTCTTTGCCGCCGTACAAGAGATTTTTCGGGCGGAAGGCCAGGCCATAGCCACGGCGGTGGAACGGGGAGATGCCGCTGAAGCCATCTGTCGGCTGGCTGCGGAGGGTCAATTTGAGCTGATCGTCGTTGGTAGCCGCGGTTTTGGCGATATTAAGTCCCTTTTTCTGGGCAGCGTGAGCCATAAAGTGCTGCACCTGGCCCCCTGCCCCGTAATGATCGTCAGGTAA
- a CDS encoding SLC13 family permease: MSAQTQVILATSVFLLTYAIIISEKIHRTVAAFCGAAIVILAGIITPELAVHYIDWNTIGLLTGMMIIVGVTRETGVFEYLAIKAAKMARGEPLRILAALALVTAVLSALLDNVTTVLLIVPVTFAIAHKLKVSPLPFLISEIIASNIGGTATLIGDPPNIMIGSAVRLGFMDFVINLTPVVVVIYVLTIFILRLIYRRDLVTNPENQKSILELNEWDEIKDASLLKPCLWVLGLTIAGFALHQFLHLESSVIAMAGAALLLVITRSDPEHALHAVEWPVIFFFIGLFALVGALEEVGVIETIAHFALEVTGGELLPAGLLIVWLSALASAFVDNIPFVATMIPLIQDMGRLGGIENLNFLWWSLSLGACLGGNGTIIGASANVVVVGMAEKRGTPISFLGFFKVAFPLMILSIVIATAYLVAWLQFNTTLVLVSTLAIGLALSLLLNLLQRQLKIETTVTTGNQ, encoded by the coding sequence TTGTCGGCTCAAACGCAAGTCATTTTAGCTACATCCGTCTTTTTACTCACCTATGCTATAATTATTTCGGAAAAGATTCACCGTACCGTGGCTGCCTTTTGCGGTGCGGCGATAGTCATACTGGCCGGTATCATTACCCCGGAACTGGCCGTCCATTACATCGATTGGAACACCATCGGCCTTTTAACGGGCATGATGATCATCGTGGGCGTTACCCGTGAAACGGGAGTTTTTGAGTACCTGGCCATCAAGGCGGCTAAAATGGCCCGGGGGGAGCCCCTGCGCATCCTGGCCGCCCTTGCCCTGGTTACGGCTGTACTTTCAGCCCTGCTGGACAATGTGACCACGGTACTGCTCATCGTGCCCGTTACATTTGCCATCGCCCACAAACTAAAAGTAAGCCCCCTGCCCTTCTTAATTTCTGAAATTATCGCTTCCAACATTGGGGGAACGGCCACCCTGATCGGAGACCCGCCCAACATCATGATTGGCAGCGCCGTAAGGCTCGGGTTTATGGATTTTGTGATTAACCTTACCCCGGTGGTGGTAGTGATTTATGTCTTGACGATCTTTATCCTGCGCCTCATTTACCGCCGGGACCTGGTTACAAACCCTGAGAATCAAAAAAGCATCCTGGAGCTAAATGAATGGGACGAGATTAAAGACGCCTCTTTGCTCAAGCCCTGTCTTTGGGTTTTGGGTTTAACCATTGCCGGGTTTGCCCTGCACCAGTTCCTGCACCTGGAGAGCTCGGTGATCGCCATGGCCGGGGCGGCCCTGTTGCTGGTAATCACCCGTTCCGACCCGGAACATGCCCTGCACGCCGTAGAATGGCCGGTTATCTTCTTCTTTATCGGCCTGTTTGCCCTGGTGGGAGCGCTGGAAGAAGTAGGGGTCATTGAAACCATCGCCCATTTTGCCCTGGAGGTTACCGGGGGAGAACTCCTGCCGGCCGGCCTTTTGATTGTCTGGCTTTCGGCCCTGGCCTCGGCCTTTGTGGACAACATCCCCTTTGTGGCGACCATGATTCCTTTAATTCAGGACATGGGCCGCCTGGGGGGCATAGAAAACCTCAATTTCCTGTGGTGGTCCCTTTCCCTGGGAGCCTGCCTGGGTGGCAACGGCACCATCATCGGTGCTTCGGCCAACGTGGTAGTGGTGGGCATGGCTGAAAAGAGGGGTACGCCCATCAGCTTCCTGGGTTTCTTTAAAGTAGCTTTTCCCCTCATGATCCTTTCCATTGTCATTGCCACAGCATACCTGGTGGCCTGGCTGCAATTTAATACCACCCTGGTGCTGGTAAGCACGCTGGCAATAGGGCTGGCCTTGAGCCTGCTGTTAAACCTGCTGCAAAGGCAGCTTAAAATAGAAACCACGGTAACAACAGGCAACCAGTAA